A window of Xylophilus sp. GW821-FHT01B05 contains these coding sequences:
- the pepN gene encoding aminopeptidase N, giving the protein MLREGQPNAIHRADYAPPAYWIDTVDLAFDLDPAKTRVLNRMRLRRNPDVAAQPLRLDGEELNLARVLVNGQGTSFKIDGDQLVLENLPEGPDAFDLEIFTTCCPAKNTKLMGLFVSQDTFFTQCEAEGFRRITYFLDRPDVMASYTVTLRADRGHYPVLLSNGNLVEEGTLADGRHFAKWVDPFKKPCYLFALVAGKLVAREQRIRARNGKEHLLQVFVRRGDLDKTEHAMNSLIHSIAWDEARFGLPLDLDRFMIVATSDFNMGAMENKGLNIFNTKYVLASPATATDVDFANIESVVGHEYFHNWTGDRVTCRDWFQLSLKEGLTVFRDQEFSQDLCADPSARAVKRIEDVRVLRTAQFPEDAGPMAHPVRPDSYIEISNFYTVTIYEKGAEVVRMMQTLVGRDGFAKGMTLYFERHDGHAVTCEDFAQAVADANPQSELARLLPQFKRWYSQAGTPRVKAEGRYDADARSYTLTLSQSCPPTPGQPDKQPSVIPVQLGLLAHDGRALPLQLAHWAQPEAGSRLFVLTEASETFQFVNVDAAPVPSLLRGFSAPVILDIDYADADLLTLLAHDSDPFNRWEAGQRLSLRRAINAIANNPSAARAEGIFDAEVLDAAYIDAMRSVLRHPALDAAFKELVLTLPSEGYIAEQLDVVDPQRIHAVREAMRAQLATALQADWAWAWEQHQHNGAYTPDPLSSGRRALAGLALSQLCLAARTSEDTVWPGKAYQRFKDADNMTDRANALQALVGSGHALAQPALERFHALFKDEALVLDKWFSLQAGAPDRGGDILPAVKKLMAHPDFSLKNPNRARSVIFSFCSANPGAFHRADGAGYAFWAEQVKALDAINPQVAARLARALDRWSKLAEPYRQQARDAIARVAAVPTLSKDTREVVDRALTN; this is encoded by the coding sequence ATGCTGCGTGAAGGCCAACCCAATGCCATCCACCGTGCCGACTACGCGCCACCCGCGTACTGGATCGACACCGTCGATCTGGCATTCGACCTCGACCCCGCCAAGACCCGGGTGCTCAACCGCATGCGCCTGCGCCGCAACCCCGACGTCGCGGCCCAGCCGCTGCGCCTGGACGGCGAAGAGCTGAACCTGGCCCGCGTGCTGGTCAACGGCCAGGGCACCTCCTTCAAGATCGACGGCGACCAGTTGGTGCTGGAGAACCTGCCCGAAGGCCCGGACGCCTTCGACCTGGAGATCTTCACCACCTGCTGCCCGGCCAAGAACACCAAGCTGATGGGCCTGTTCGTCAGCCAGGACACCTTCTTCACCCAGTGCGAGGCCGAGGGCTTTCGCCGCATCACCTACTTCCTGGACCGCCCGGACGTGATGGCCAGCTACACCGTCACGCTGCGCGCTGACCGTGGCCACTACCCGGTGCTGCTGTCCAACGGCAACCTGGTGGAAGAAGGCACGCTGGCCGACGGCCGCCACTTCGCCAAGTGGGTCGACCCCTTCAAGAAGCCCTGCTACCTGTTCGCGCTGGTGGCCGGCAAGCTGGTGGCACGCGAGCAGCGCATTCGCGCGCGCAACGGCAAAGAGCATTTGCTGCAGGTCTTCGTGCGCCGCGGCGACCTCGACAAGACCGAGCACGCGATGAACTCCCTCATCCACTCCATCGCCTGGGACGAGGCCCGCTTTGGCCTGCCGCTGGACCTGGACCGCTTCATGATCGTCGCCACCAGCGACTTCAACATGGGCGCCATGGAGAACAAGGGCCTCAACATCTTCAACACCAAGTACGTGTTGGCCAGCCCGGCGACGGCCACCGACGTGGACTTCGCCAACATCGAATCGGTGGTGGGCCACGAGTACTTCCACAACTGGACCGGCGACCGCGTCACCTGCCGCGACTGGTTCCAGCTGAGCCTGAAAGAAGGCCTGACGGTGTTCCGCGACCAGGAATTCAGCCAGGACCTGTGCGCTGACCCGTCGGCACGCGCCGTCAAGCGCATCGAGGACGTGCGCGTGCTGCGCACCGCCCAGTTCCCCGAGGATGCCGGCCCCATGGCGCACCCGGTGCGGCCCGACAGCTACATCGAGATCAGCAACTTCTACACCGTCACCATCTACGAGAAGGGTGCCGAGGTCGTGCGCATGATGCAGACCCTGGTCGGGCGCGATGGCTTCGCCAAAGGCATGACGCTGTACTTCGAGCGCCACGACGGCCACGCCGTCACCTGCGAAGACTTTGCCCAGGCCGTGGCCGACGCCAACCCGCAGTCCGAGCTGGCGCGCCTGCTGCCGCAGTTCAAGCGCTGGTACAGCCAGGCCGGCACGCCGCGCGTCAAGGCCGAAGGCCGCTACGACGCCGACGCCCGCAGCTACACCCTGACCCTGTCGCAAAGCTGCCCGCCCACGCCCGGCCAGCCCGACAAGCAGCCCTCCGTCATCCCGGTGCAGCTGGGCCTGCTGGCACACGACGGCCGCGCACTGCCGCTGCAACTGGCGCACTGGGCCCAGCCTGAGGCCGGCTCGCGCCTGTTCGTGCTGACCGAAGCCAGCGAGACCTTCCAGTTCGTCAACGTCGATGCCGCGCCCGTGCCCTCGCTGCTGCGCGGCTTCTCGGCCCCGGTGATCCTGGACATCGACTACGCCGACGCCGACCTGCTCACCCTGCTGGCGCACGACAGCGACCCCTTCAACCGCTGGGAAGCCGGCCAGCGCCTGTCGCTGCGCCGCGCTATCAATGCAATAGCTAATAACCCAAGCGCAGCAAGGGCTGAAGGCATATTTGATGCAGAAGTCCTGGATGCGGCCTACATCGACGCCATGCGCAGCGTGCTGCGCCACCCCGCGCTCGACGCCGCCTTCAAGGAACTGGTGCTGACCCTGCCCTCCGAGGGCTACATCGCCGAGCAGCTCGACGTGGTCGATCCGCAGCGCATCCACGCGGTGCGCGAAGCCATGCGCGCCCAGCTCGCCACCGCCCTGCAGGCCGATTGGGCCTGGGCCTGGGAGCAGCACCAGCACAACGGCGCCTACACGCCCGACCCGCTGTCCTCCGGCCGCCGCGCGCTGGCCGGCCTGGCGCTGTCGCAGCTGTGCCTGGCGGCGCGCACGTCTGAAGACACGGTCTGGCCCGGCAAGGCCTACCAGCGCTTCAAGGACGCCGACAACATGACCGACCGCGCCAACGCGCTGCAGGCCCTGGTCGGCAGCGGCCACGCACTGGCACAGCCGGCGCTGGAGCGCTTCCATGCGCTGTTCAAGGACGAGGCGCTGGTGCTGGACAAGTGGTTCTCGCTGCAAGCCGGCGCCCCTGACCGCGGCGGCGATATCCTGCCCGCCGTGAAGAAGCTCATGGCCCACCCCGACTTCAGCCTGAAGAACCCCAACCGCGCACGCAGCGTGATCTTCAGCTTCTGCAGCGCCAACCCCGGCGCCTTCCACCGTGCCGACGGCGCCGGCTACGCCTTCTGGGCCGAGCAGGTGAAGGCGCTGGACGCCATCAACCCGCAGGTCGCCGCCCGCCTGGCGCGCGCACTCGACCGTTGGAGCAAGCTCGCCGAGCCCTACCGCCAGCAGGCACGCGACGCCATCGCCCGTGTTGCTGCTGTGCCCACCCTCAGCAAGGACACGCGCGAAGTGGTCGACCGTGCCCTGACCAATTGA
- the prfB gene encoding peptide chain release factor 2 (programmed frameshift) produces MEAERINLIGNTLADLAVRTAELRGYLDFDAKKERLRTVDASLEDPAVWNDPKRAQELGKEKKSLDAVVVLLEKLTRELADNAELFEMSKEEGDDDGLAAIEADAAAQAKDIEQLEFRRMFNNPADPLNCFLDIQAGAGGTEACDWASMLLRQYLKYAERKGFSTQVEDETPGDTAGIKNATIKIDGEYAFGLLRTETGVHRLVRKSPFDSSGGRHTSFASVFVYPEIDDSIEIDINPSDVRTDTFRASGAGGQHINKTDSAVRLTHIPTGIVVQCQDGRSQHSNRDVAWKRLRSRLYDHEMRKRQEEQQKLEDSKTDVGWGHQIRSYVLDNSRIKDLRTGVEISATQKVLDGDLDPFIEASLKQGV; encoded by the exons ATGGAAGCAGAACGCATCAACCTCATCGGCAACACCCTGGCGGACCTGGCAGTCCGGACCGCCGAGTTACGGGGGTATCTT GACTTCGATGCCAAAAAAGAACGCCTGCGTACGGTAGACGCCTCGCTCGAAGACCCGGCCGTCTGGAACGACCCCAAGCGCGCGCAGGAGCTCGGCAAGGAGAAAAAGTCGCTCGACGCCGTCGTGGTGCTGCTGGAGAAGCTCACCCGTGAGCTGGCCGACAACGCCGAACTCTTCGAGATGTCCAAGGAAGAAGGCGACGACGACGGCCTGGCCGCCATCGAGGCCGATGCCGCGGCGCAAGCCAAGGACATCGAGCAGCTTGAATTCCGCCGCATGTTCAACAACCCGGCCGACCCGCTCAACTGCTTCCTGGACATCCAGGCCGGCGCTGGCGGCACCGAGGCCTGCGACTGGGCCAGCATGCTGCTGCGCCAGTACCTGAAGTACGCCGAGCGCAAGGGCTTCTCCACCCAGGTGGAAGACGAAACCCCGGGCGACACCGCCGGCATCAAGAACGCCACCATCAAGATCGACGGCGAGTACGCCTTTGGCCTGCTGCGCACCGAGACCGGCGTGCACCGCCTGGTGCGCAAGAGCCCGTTTGACTCCTCCGGCGGCCGCCACACCAGCTTTGCCAGCGTCTTTGTCTACCCTGAGATTGATGACTCGATCGAGATCGACATCAACCCCTCGGACGTGCGCACCGACACCTTCCGCGCCAGCGGCGCCGGCGGCCAGCACATCAACAAGACCGACTCGGCCGTGCGCCTGACGCACATCCCGACCGGCATCGTGGTGCAGTGCCAGGACGGCCGCAGCCAGCACAGCAACCGTGACGTGGCCTGGAAGCGGCTGCGCTCGCGCCTGTACGACCACGAGATGCGCAAGCGCCAGGAAGAGCAGCAAAAGCTCGAAGACAGCAAGACCGATGTCGGCTGGGGCCACCAGATCCGCAGCTACGTGCTGGACAACAGCCGCATCAAAGACCTGCGCACCGGCGTTGAAATCTCTGCCACGCAAAAGGTGCTGGACGGCGATCTCGACCCCTTCATCGAAGCCTCGCTCAAGCAAGGCGTGTAA
- a CDS encoding ABC transporter ATP-binding protein, which produces MTIHPVLPSTPLLDVRGLDIVFHGSQGPVQAVRGLDLSLQRGETLALVGESGCGKSTTALALLRLLAPGTTLRGSIRFAGREVLELPPPELRALRGRDMAMVFQEPMTSLNPVHTIGAQIAETLRLHEGLSAAAARARTLELLDLVRIPEPQRRIDDHPHRLSGGQRQRVMIAMAVACRPQLLIADEPTTALDVTIQAQILELLDGLRRELDMALLLITHDLGVVAQWADRVAVMFGGEKVEEAPTARLFAAPAHAYTRGLLGASLHAGRGLHYSAARLPEIQVRHDPATQQRRFVLHTPPAAPRAAHRAVAGAPPLLRVEQLCTDYPRGDGGVLRAVDGVSFEIGAGETLGLVGESGCGKSTLSKTLLRLVAPAAGRIVLGGTDIAPLSERALKPWRRQVQMVFQDPYASLNPRRSVFDILDTVLRVHGTVSRQERRQRIAAILDRVGLPADAGQRYPNEFSGGQRQRIGIARALVVQPALVVLDEPVSALDVSVQAQILNLLVELKEEFGLAYLFISHDLAVVRYIADRVLVMHGGRIVESGSHHDIWERPQHPYTRSLIDAVPRAERRLAA; this is translated from the coding sequence ATGACCATCCACCCCGTGCTTCCCTCCACGCCGCTGCTTGACGTACGCGGCCTGGATATCGTCTTCCATGGCTCGCAGGGGCCGGTCCAGGCGGTGCGCGGGCTGGACCTGTCGCTGCAGCGCGGGGAGACGCTGGCGCTGGTCGGTGAATCCGGCTGTGGCAAATCGACCACGGCGCTGGCGCTGCTGCGGCTGCTGGCGCCTGGCACCACGCTGCGCGGCAGCATCCGCTTTGCTGGCCGCGAGGTGCTGGAGCTGCCGCCGCCCGAGCTGCGGGCGCTGCGCGGGCGCGACATGGCCATGGTGTTCCAGGAGCCGATGACCTCGCTCAACCCGGTGCACACCATAGGCGCGCAGATCGCCGAGACGCTGCGCCTGCACGAGGGCCTGTCGGCCGCTGCGGCGCGTGCCCGCACGCTGGAGCTGCTGGATCTGGTGCGCATCCCCGAGCCGCAGCGCCGCATCGACGACCACCCGCACCGGCTATCCGGCGGGCAGCGCCAGCGCGTGATGATCGCCATGGCGGTGGCCTGCCGGCCGCAACTGCTGATTGCCGACGAGCCGACCACGGCACTGGACGTGACCATCCAGGCCCAGATCCTGGAACTGCTCGATGGCCTGCGGCGCGAGCTGGACATGGCCTTGCTGCTGATCACCCATGACCTGGGCGTGGTGGCGCAGTGGGCCGACCGGGTGGCCGTGATGTTTGGCGGCGAGAAGGTGGAGGAAGCACCCACCGCCCGCTTGTTTGCCGCGCCGGCCCATGCCTACACGCGCGGGCTGCTGGGCGCCTCATTGCATGCCGGGCGCGGGCTGCACTACAGCGCGGCCCGGCTGCCCGAGATCCAGGTGCGGCACGACCCGGCAACGCAGCAGCGCCGCTTTGTGCTGCACACGCCACCGGCGGCGCCGCGGGCCGCGCACCGGGCCGTGGCCGGCGCGCCGCCGCTGCTGCGGGTGGAGCAGCTGTGCACCGACTACCCACGGGGCGATGGCGGCGTGCTGCGAGCGGTGGATGGCGTGTCGTTCGAGATCGGCGCGGGCGAAACCCTGGGCCTGGTGGGCGAGTCGGGCTGCGGCAAGTCCACGCTGTCCAAGACCTTGCTGCGGTTGGTGGCGCCGGCGGCGGGCCGCATCGTGCTGGGCGGCACCGACATCGCGCCGCTGTCCGAGCGCGCGCTCAAGCCCTGGCGGCGCCAGGTGCAGATGGTGTTCCAGGACCCGTACGCGTCACTCAACCCGCGGCGCAGCGTGTTCGACATTCTTGACACCGTGCTGCGCGTGCACGGCACCGTGTCGCGCCAGGAGCGGCGCCAGCGCATCGCGGCCATCCTCGACCGGGTGGGCCTGCCGGCGGATGCGGGCCAGCGTTACCCCAACGAATTCTCTGGGGGGCAGCGCCAGCGCATCGGCATTGCGCGGGCGCTGGTGGTGCAGCCGGCACTGGTGGTGCTGGACGAGCCGGTGTCTGCGCTGGACGTGTCGGTACAGGCGCAGATATTGAATCTGCTGGTGGAGCTGAAAGAGGAGTTTGGCCTGGCCTACCTGTTCATCTCGCACGACCTGGCCGTGGTGCGCTACATCGCCGACCGCGTGCTGGTGATGCACGGCGGCCGCATCGTCGAATCCGGCAGCCACCATGACATCTGGGAGCGGCCGCAGCATCCCTATACGCGCAGCCTGATCGACGCCGTGCCGCGCGCAGAGCGGCGCCTGGCGGCTTGA
- a CDS encoding SidA/IucD/PvdA family monooxygenase: MTTATQDPDALARETLRLLGPAPDNWVPSHPGIDHNVAVIGGGQTGSAIAFALRRAGIGGSTVIDAAVDATQAGVWRTRARMHKLRTLKNLVGPELGITALGFQAWFEGRHGADAYAAIDRIPRTAWADYLAWFREFLAIDVRYGTRLLRIEPAPDAAVPHLRLHLEVQGQPRIETARKLVLANGVAGNGAPFVPPFLTSAIDAGLAAHTGHAIDFAALAGKTVAVIGAAASAFDAAAVALEAGAAAVHLFARRDHIAAQPVAKLRGYPGIYDNYLALPDATRWQQALRYRRAGSTPPADSLARVLQFPQFHLHLSAPWSGAQVQGEQVLTQVSGEDFRFDFVIAGTGYSTNPSDRPELAGIAPQVLRWRDRFTPPAGQRDDELGASPYLGAGLEYLEKTPGSAPWLRHIHIYNPAGYASVGLPLGDVPSMRRDIPALVRRLSEDLALADLPLHEARIGADVPPDFDATLYGQALWRGHQPVEA, from the coding sequence ATGACCACAGCCACACAAGACCCCGACGCCCTCGCCCGCGAAACCCTGCGCCTGCTCGGCCCCGCGCCCGACAACTGGGTGCCCAGCCATCCGGGCATAGACCACAACGTTGCCGTCATCGGCGGCGGCCAGACCGGCAGCGCCATTGCCTTTGCGCTGCGGCGCGCCGGCATAGGCGGCAGCACGGTGATCGACGCCGCCGTAGACGCCACGCAGGCCGGTGTCTGGCGCACCCGCGCGCGCATGCACAAGCTGCGCACGCTCAAGAACCTGGTGGGCCCCGAGCTGGGCATTACCGCGCTCGGCTTTCAGGCCTGGTTCGAGGGCCGCCACGGCGCCGACGCCTACGCCGCAATCGACCGCATCCCGCGCACCGCCTGGGCCGACTACCTGGCCTGGTTCCGTGAGTTTCTGGCCATCGACGTGCGCTACGGCACGCGGCTGCTGCGCATAGAGCCGGCGCCAGATGCGGCCGTGCCGCACCTGCGCCTACACCTGGAGGTGCAAGGCCAGCCCCGCATAGAGACCGCACGCAAGCTGGTGCTGGCCAATGGCGTGGCCGGCAACGGCGCGCCCTTTGTGCCGCCCTTCCTCACCAGTGCGATTGACGCCGGCCTGGCCGCGCACACCGGCCATGCCATCGACTTCGCCGCCCTGGCGGGCAAGACCGTGGCCGTGATCGGCGCCGCAGCATCGGCCTTTGACGCCGCCGCCGTGGCGCTGGAGGCCGGTGCCGCCGCCGTGCACCTGTTTGCGCGGCGCGACCACATCGCCGCCCAGCCGGTGGCCAAGCTGCGCGGCTACCCCGGCATCTACGACAACTACCTGGCCCTGCCCGACGCCACGCGCTGGCAGCAGGCGCTGCGCTACCGCCGCGCCGGCTCCACGCCGCCGGCGGATTCGCTGGCGCGCGTGCTGCAGTTTCCGCAGTTCCACCTGCACCTGTCGGCGCCCTGGAGCGGGGCGCAGGTGCAAGGCGAACAAGTCCTCACCCAGGTGAGCGGGGAAGACTTCCGCTTTGACTTCGTGATCGCCGGCACCGGCTACAGCACCAACCCGTCAGACCGCCCCGAGCTGGCCGGCATCGCCCCGCAGGTGCTGCGCTGGCGCGACCGCTTCACGCCGCCCGCCGGCCAGCGCGACGACGAGCTGGGCGCCTCGCCCTACCTGGGCGCCGGCCTGGAATATCTGGAGAAGACGCCCGGCAGCGCGCCCTGGCTGCGCCACATTCATATCTACAACCCGGCCGGCTATGCCAGCGTGGGCCTGCCCCTGGGCGACGTGCCCAGCATGCGGCGCGACATCCCGGCGCTGGTGCGCCGCCTGAGCGAAGACCTGGCCCTGGCCGACCTGCCCCTGCACGAGGCCCGCATCGGCGCCGACGTACCGCCAGACTTCGACGCCACGCTCTACGGCCAGGCGCTGTGGCGCGGCCACCAGCCCGTCGAGGCTTGA
- a CDS encoding LLM class flavin-dependent oxidoreductase — MARRTGTIALGAFLYPAGHHIAAWRHPDAKADAGVDFRHYVALAQAAEAAKFDLVFLADGVGTRGDDVEFLSRTAHSYQAQFEPITLLSAIAALTERIGLVATASTSFNEPYHVARKFASLDHISGGRAGWNLVTTSSEHEARNFNRDQHIAHADRYARAGEFADVVTGLWDSWEDDAFVRDKASGRFYDPAKRHVLHHRGTHFTVQGPLNVSRSPQGHPVVVQAGSSEAGKDLAARTAEVVFTAQQTLADATAFYADLKGRLAAYGRQPESLKVMPGVFPVLGRSRAEAEDKFQQLQELIDPVVGLAMVAGLTGGFDLSGYPLDGPIPPLPATNASKSRQQLMLDLARRENLSIRQLYQRVAGARGHWQLVGTAQEVADQLEERFVHYGADGYNVMAPTLPGGLHDVTELLLPELRRRGLFRTDYQGRTLREHLGLQRPAHPAQQARAAIPSLALAATA; from the coding sequence ATGGCACGACGCACCGGCACCATCGCCCTCGGCGCCTTCCTGTACCCGGCCGGCCACCACATCGCCGCCTGGCGCCACCCCGACGCCAAGGCCGACGCGGGCGTGGACTTTCGCCACTACGTGGCGCTGGCGCAGGCAGCCGAGGCGGCCAAGTTCGACCTGGTGTTTCTGGCCGACGGCGTGGGCACGCGCGGCGATGACGTCGAGTTTTTAAGCCGCACCGCGCACAGCTACCAGGCGCAGTTCGAGCCGATCACCCTGCTATCGGCCATTGCCGCGCTTACCGAACGCATCGGCCTGGTCGCCACCGCCTCCACCAGCTTCAACGAGCCCTACCACGTGGCGCGCAAGTTCGCCTCGCTGGACCACATCTCGGGCGGCCGCGCGGGCTGGAACCTGGTCACCACCTCCAGCGAGCACGAGGCGCGCAACTTCAACCGCGACCAGCACATCGCCCACGCCGACCGCTACGCGCGCGCGGGCGAGTTCGCCGACGTGGTCACCGGCCTGTGGGACAGCTGGGAAGACGACGCCTTTGTGCGCGACAAGGCCAGCGGTCGCTTCTACGACCCGGCCAAGCGCCACGTGCTGCACCACCGTGGCACCCACTTCACGGTGCAGGGGCCGCTCAATGTGTCGCGCTCGCCGCAGGGGCACCCGGTGGTGGTGCAGGCCGGCTCGTCAGAGGCCGGCAAGGACCTGGCCGCGCGCACCGCAGAAGTCGTCTTCACCGCCCAGCAAACCTTGGCCGACGCCACCGCCTTCTACGCCGACCTGAAGGGCCGCCTTGCCGCCTACGGCCGCCAGCCCGAATCGCTGAAGGTCATGCCTGGCGTGTTCCCCGTGCTGGGCCGCAGCCGGGCCGAGGCAGAAGACAAGTTCCAGCAACTGCAGGAGCTGATAGACCCGGTGGTCGGCCTGGCCATGGTGGCCGGCCTGACGGGTGGTTTTGACCTGTCGGGCTACCCACTCGATGGCCCGATCCCGCCCCTGCCCGCTACCAACGCCAGCAAGAGCCGCCAGCAGTTGATGCTGGACCTGGCCCGGCGCGAAAACCTCAGCATCCGCCAGCTCTACCAGCGCGTGGCCGGCGCGCGCGGCCACTGGCAACTGGTGGGCACCGCGCAAGAAGTGGCTGACCAGTTGGAAGAGCGCTTTGTGCACTACGGCGCCGACGGCTACAACGTCATGGCCCCCACCCTGCCCGGCGGCCTGCACGACGTGACCGAGCTGCTGCTGCCCGAGCTGCGCCGGCGCGGCCTGTTCCGCACCGATTACCAAGGCCGCACGCTGCGCGAGCACCTGGGCCTGCAACGCCCGGCGCACCCCGCGCAACAAGCGCGTGCCGCTATCCCTTCACTCGCCCTGGCCGCCACAGCATGA
- a CDS encoding LLM class flavin-dependent oxidoreductase: protein MSAPKPRQLHLNINALHSGFLPSAWRRPESDPAAFIDVQHYIRTAQIAEAGTFDAMFLADNAAIADQIHFRPITALEPTVLLACVASATTHLGLIATASTSYNEPYNIARRFATLDHVSGGRAGWNIVTTADLPSARNFGRDAAVDHRQRYARAAEFTDVVKALWDSWEDDAFIGDKAAGRFVDPAKVHAIAHRGEHFAVHGPLNLPRTPQGHPVLVQAGASADGRDLAARHAEAVFSASQSFDESRAYAHDLRQRAEAFGRGPAAVKVLAGLTTIIGATEADAIRRRDDLIDAIPWDYSLTRLAGILGITPDRLKLDERLPENLPLPAGGNGNHTFFHATLATARRGNFTVRELIRELAGGGGHRVIVGTPEQIAADIEHWFLGGAADGFNLMPDTLPHGLQDFVDGVVPILRRRGIFRSAYEGRTLREHLGLPRPDSRYAAPRQAA, encoded by the coding sequence ATGAGCGCCCCCAAGCCGCGCCAGCTGCACCTCAACATCAACGCCCTGCACTCGGGCTTTCTGCCCTCGGCCTGGCGCCGGCCGGAGAGCGACCCGGCCGCCTTCATCGATGTGCAGCACTACATCCGCACCGCGCAGATCGCCGAGGCCGGCACTTTCGACGCCATGTTCCTGGCCGACAACGCCGCCATTGCCGACCAGATTCACTTCCGCCCCATCACCGCGCTGGAGCCCACGGTGCTGCTGGCCTGCGTGGCCTCGGCCACCACGCACCTGGGCCTGATCGCCACCGCCTCCACCAGCTACAACGAGCCCTACAACATCGCCCGGCGCTTTGCCACGCTGGACCACGTAAGCGGCGGGCGCGCCGGCTGGAACATCGTCACCACGGCCGACCTGCCCTCAGCCCGCAACTTTGGCCGCGACGCAGCGGTAGACCACCGCCAGCGCTATGCCCGCGCGGCAGAGTTCACCGACGTGGTCAAGGCGCTGTGGGACAGCTGGGAAGACGACGCCTTCATCGGCGACAAGGCCGCTGGCCGCTTCGTCGACCCGGCCAAGGTGCACGCCATTGCGCACCGCGGCGAGCACTTTGCGGTGCACGGCCCATTGAACCTGCCGCGCACGCCGCAAGGCCACCCGGTGCTGGTGCAGGCCGGCGCCTCGGCCGACGGGCGCGACCTGGCGGCGCGGCATGCAGAAGCCGTGTTCTCTGCATCCCAGTCCTTTGACGAATCGCGCGCCTACGCACATGACCTGCGCCAACGCGCCGAGGCCTTCGGCCGCGGCCCGGCGGCCGTCAAGGTACTGGCCGGGCTCACCACCATCATCGGCGCCACCGAGGCCGACGCCATCCGCCGGCGCGACGATCTGATCGATGCCATTCCCTGGGACTACAGCCTGACGCGCCTGGCCGGCATCCTGGGCATCACACCTGACCGATTGAAGCTCGACGAGCGCCTGCCCGAGAACCTGCCGCTGCCCGCGGGCGGCAACGGCAACCACACCTTCTTCCACGCCACGCTGGCCACCGCGCGGCGCGGCAACTTCACCGTGCGCGAACTGATCCGCGAGCTGGCCGGCGGCGGCGGGCATCGCGTGATCGTCGGCACGCCCGAGCAGATCGCGGCCGACATCGAGCACTGGTTTCTGGGCGGCGCGGCCGACGGCTTCAACCTCATGCCCGACACCTTGCCGCACGGGCTGCAGGATTTTGTCGACGGCGTCGTGCCTATCCTGCGCCGGCGCGGCATCTTCCGCAGCGCGTATGAGGGCCGCACCCTGCGCGAACACCTGGGCCTGCCCCGGCCAGACAGCCGCTACGCGGCGCCGCGCCAGGCCGCCTGA